From a single Alphaproteobacteria bacterium genomic region:
- a CDS encoding 2TM domain-containing protein yields MLDDRNKLEHGRRRLTGLRQHLIGYFAVSAVFVVLNLLLTPTTIWFVWPIVGWGGVLAIHAAYVMGIFGERGEG; encoded by the coding sequence ATGCTTGACGATCGGAACAAGCTCGAGCATGGACGCCGTCGGCTCACCGGACTTCGTCAGCACCTCATCGGTTATTTCGCAGTGAGCGCGGTGTTTGTCGTGTTGAATTTGCTGCTGACGCCGACGACGATCTGGTTCGTGTGGCCAATTGTGGGATGGGGTGGGGTACTTGCAATCCACGCCGCTTACGTGATGGGCATTTTCGGCGAACGGGGAGAAGGCTAG